Below is a window of Ischnura elegans chromosome 1, ioIscEleg1.1, whole genome shotgun sequence DNA.
aatgctacaatttttccacatttacaggcgttttattattttatggtacacatttcataaatacttatacttttattattcatttttcataacatttaacacaatttcgattgtacaaaatttctcataaaactaaatgaaggaaatggttgaagttatattggttcaaggtacaTGAATgtttcaagtatgtagtcttggcgaatGCGATCAGCAAACAGCAAaccccactaccttatatgtgtatactttgagagccattccagaattttttgattgtcaagtttctctacactaaataaagcctttaaaaattcttcaatagTAGCACCAACAAGCTTCTCCTTCGtattctttgactgagtgactgtgtgttcaaatgatagctgtggttttgcgggtcccctttctttcgcacattTATGtttatcgctactgatgtgctttaacaacgtgtcacatatttcaaattcaaatattttacagcaaactttgcacagtaatactctgtctttcacataaaatccttctcagctgaaatcacttgccctggtatgaacattatcactagcttttgacattttaaaattcctatcctttggtcaatatttcagGCTAGAActatgataaaaaaaacagtccaaccgcaaaacaacatgtcacgatggtgttttcacaccgagtgctgggtagctacagcataaccatagtactgtataacttacaaattggccaaaatatttcatgtcatGGGTTcgctttcgatacccctcacccaggtgttgagggaaggtaggacagcagctagatacaacaaaattgcttagttttgattacagctgttgccaatcggtcaggaaaggcagtgaaagaagcacacttaacaaaacataatcggattcaaaggaacttgaaattttttttcccatttatcaatcctgaaacatctagaatgatacgctttctcacctgaataattagatattagatttggccaatgtcaaaatggtttttgttttgcattgtagctcagtggagagccaaATATTCGACGACCCAtctgctaataaggagaaccccctctcctatcctttctgttccttacTTCCCTTCCCCAAACTGCCAGCGCTTTGTGCTTTCAAACAACCATATGtttctatggatgtctttaaacgaatcgaatcgtgCCGTTGACGGCcacccatttcaatccagccCGGCGGTGCGCTGTCTACGgtgtgaaatacaggcagtgctacattgaggccgctttctgacgaaacgacttttagccggccgccgttcacgtcacgacACCGTGAagttcaggccgctttcagatgagacgactctctgccacgctgtggacCATGCCGTGAATGGCGGTCCTGTCCCAGCCAGCGGctgtgtttaagtcaacgaaattgatgcattagacccacactcaaggttttcctgcaacaagttatccaataacgctgtctaatctGTCGCGGTTCATCACCGGAATTGCTGCTCGGCATTAACGCGTACcaggcgcgtgagcttgtatttctgctcttccgcggccgcgttaaatttatttccgcacatttttaattcataatatctaattcttcaggtgagaaagcgcctcattctaaatatttcaggattgatacatgtgaatcgaagagagaggctgtgataaatttaacggcaaattctggtggagaaatcactacagtgcgcgtaTTAAGCGGATGCGTTATGcacgagactaaacgagccaattgaccttggaatcgtaatgagataaaGCAAATGAATGTCGGCAGCGTTAAACTATGAatgcttaggctttaatagattatgactcgttagatgtgattttttcgatAATCCacctaaaattgcaaaaaaatgcgaaatttcatttttatttatggatTTCGCGTTATTTTGGGCTATTTTGCCAAATCGCGTCTCGCCAAAATCCCCAGACTGCTACTAATAAGTCTTTCCTATGGTGTTCAATGCAATATATTTAATGACATGAAAAAGGTGTCTTGAAATTCATACAATTACTGACaacaaaacatatttaagtaCTCACTGCTTGTTTCATCCTTAACACTGTAAGACTTGCTAGAACTTCGACTGGTCACTCCTTTCACAAAGGAGCGGAGATCTCCTGGGCTTCCTGTAATCTCTTTATCCCTTCTTGAACGTCCAGGTACCTCTTCCAACAAATCTTGACATCCCATTAACCTAAAGAATTAATGTAAGTGGCATTAAAAACTGAATTATAAGGCGATCATCTATGTAGATGAATACTGAAACCAGGGATATAAGTAGATAGGATATCTAGGTAGCTCAACTGAAATGCTTCCAACTTCAAGGAATCCTGGTTAGGTAAATGGCTTATCTTCAGAATTTGTGCACTAGAAGGCAAATGTAAATTCTGCTGGGTGGCCTACATTGGTTTCTTCGACATCAATTGGCAAACTAGGGAGAGTAAAATTcatcctcattcagccattttttcgtaagttgaattaaaaaaaaattgaaagttgcCAGGTGCTTTCCATGAGCAGGAGACGTTACTTGAGTTCTGGTTCATTGGCTCATTTAGGGAGAAGTTAATGGTCAAATAATTTGCTCACAATTGTGTAAGCAACAATGAACAATGCAAAGCTAATGTTAGGAAGAGAGCAGGGACTGAGAAGCACAGAGCCATTCAGAAGGAGTAGTTGACATCAACGATTTACCAGCATTAGAGTTAAGGACATCATCCTTTCACCATGAATAGATCGACAAAAGGGCAATGGATCAAAAGAATGAAAACCAAAGGTCTTTTTACAGTTCAAACTCTATcacattttacaataaaaatattagtttatgaGTTATAGGTTACTGATTCACAAACGATATACATATACACAATTAGGTCCTTGGAGTAAAGGGCACAGAACAACTGAGACATAAGGCATAGTGAGCTACCACAAcacaaatacttaattttaattcccaaataataatttaatggattacTTATTCTCTGATCGATCAAACTAGCAATTGCTAAGACTGCTAGTAAAAAATTGCTTGGAGTGACAATTCACTGCAGGACCAGGTATTTGACAGAAAATGTACCATGATGTTGAAAGTGAGGGTGGtatttaaaattaatcgaatgaGGGTAACATTGAGCTTAATTCCATGAACTGAAGGATCATAAAGTTGGAGAGCAAGAAGGGAATATGGTTTAAGGAAATGGCTGATGAATTTTTATGAAGTGTACGGCAATTAAACATAATTTTctagaaaaaagaattttgagagctgtgaaagcaaatgaaaaattgtaaatgaataGGAAGTAAATTGTGGGCAGTGAAAGAAACAATTTTTGAGTTTCGCATACTTCTGATAACATGATAACTTTGACAATGAGTAGAGCAGTGCAGTGGAGTAGTGTGGAAAGCAAATAGTAGGTGCTAAGCTTCATGGCCAGCAAGAGGAGGTGGGAGAGTATCAGGATATGAAAATTTATCTTCAgacaatttatataatttatatttagatAGAAGGGGGATGATGTAAATGAGGATAATTTAGATAATTGTCGTTGATTACTGTTGGTAGATAATTAATGTTTCCATGATTGCAGTAAATATTGGCTCCAAATTTAATATTCCACGATAGTGATATTATTTAGTATGGCATAGCAGTATTTTCTtgatgaaattagttttttttagcaatttcaaACTAATATCAAAAACCATAATGCTGAGGTGTGGATAGAGCAAAGATGCCAGAGGGGAGACTGGAAATAACACCATGTAATTCTCTTGGGAAGAAGGAGCCTCCAATTAAGAATAAGGGAATAACTGTGGACATTTTAGCTTCCCTTAGGTTTGAATGTTTTAGGCATGGCTCAATCTTTCAAATCATGAAATCGTGCTTGAAAAGTGCAGCAGGACATACGGtgtgatcatttgagaataagaAAAGATTGCGCATAAATCCATCTTCATACAATGAGGGTTCTCAAAGACATAATAAGAATTCAACTGATACATAGGACTGTTGttcatcaatgaaaaaaaaaacaatgatggaTTATTTCTGCATTTAAGATGTATGATCCAGTGgcatataaaatagaaattcatGACCCCTCATGCTACTATTCCTACTTCAAAGGTTAAAATCGCCTTCGATCTAGGATCAGCAGTCATCTCATTATATGACCATGCAAATTTTGGGTCATCAACCCCTAGGACAATTTTACAGTGAATTATTCAGCCAATTGAAATTTGTGGTGCCTACTTCAAGTCCCAGATTCACACTCTTCATcttatagaataaaattatttcagtgagAAATACAGAACTATCCAAGAATAACTTTCAGGAGATTGGatctaatgaaaataaatgcaatgataAAACCAGCTTCTAAGCTAGCCACCAGACCTAATTACCACAAATGGCAGAATAAAGCAAGaagactttttaaatatttacctcacTTCTAATTTCCCAGTGACGGCAGCTGTTCGTCCCAATGGAGATACTGGAGGCACTTTCCCAATCCCAGGGAAGCTAAAACTTCCACTTCCTCTTGTAACTTCACCAGGGCCACCAGTACCTACAATTCCTGATGAGTTCCGGAATGGCTGTAGACTTGTGTAGGTGACAGGTACAGGACTTGCTGGTTGGACATTTTGAAGTTCACATTTGAGTTGAGCTGCTGCAGGAGAATCAGGAGGAAGTTCTTGCCGTCGCAGCTCCAATGACTTCCTCAGGAGATCAAGTTTTCTGCTAGACTCGCCAAGGCTTACTTGTGCCTGTAAGAATGCACCCCCATTTTCATTGCCAACCGGGGGTATTTTCAACTGAGGGACTCTTCCAAAAATCTTGCCACAAGAAGTGGTAAAACAACAAATGCAATTCCATTAACCTGTTCCTTAATGGGTGATCAGTTATAAAAAGAATAATCCTAAACTTCTGCTTAAGGCTACATGATGCTGAGAAAATgcaatcaaataatgaaaaatcataataacAACAGATGGCTcacaattttccattaaataataGGAGATAAGTAATAGTGTTTCATTGCACATTTATTCACAGAATTTATAGCACAAATTGTAATCATTCACTCTAGCTCAATCATTATGTTAAAGCTTCAGCAGAGTAAAAAAACTCACTCATGTCCTTTTACCATCATCATTATTCCTGAAAAATTCACAATATAAATGCATGGGAAGGCACGCTAAACCTCTCCAACAAGCTTACCTACATGACTACCGTTAGATGAAGTGGAATTCCTTGCCTTTTCATTCTGTGACTGTGGTCTACCACCATTACTCGCTATATTCTTTTCCACTTCACTATCAGATAAACTGGGCACTTCTATGCTGGAATTGTGGCTCCTTGAATTCACTTGGGATTCTACATCAGCAGGTAGAGAAGTTTGCATTGATGACACTGAAGACCAAGGATCTGTTTTATCCCTACCAATGGGCATATCACCCACTGACTTTGTACGTTCTCGATAACGTTCATCCACTGAATGAGAGAACTTACTAAAATACTGACGACAGTGTTCACAACCACATTCTGCATTTTTGGATGGACCAACATGATGACCAGGCTTTCGAAATCTTCCTATTATTGTACCAAATCGTTCTGCTTTTGACATTGGATCTGTTCTTGCACCTTGAAGACTAGTGAATGGAGACACAACACTAGACTTAGACGGTATAATCCGTGGCGTGGACCCTGAACCAGGAGAATTAATAGAGTCAATATGGGGCACAAATGGGCCTCCAGGAGGAGCAACCCAGCGTGGTGATAAAGCTCGCCTAAGTTGTGCTGGAGGGGAAACTGCTCCTCTCACTGGTGAATCAGATGAGGGATTCAATGGAGATAACTTTCTAGAATCGTTATCTTTGTTAATGACAAGGCACTCGGATGTTTTGGGCTTTGAACTAACTAATTTACCCTTCACACCATTGGTAATATTTTCAATCACTTCACTTTCTTCACTTACATCTGAAGACTCAAGAGAGTCTTCACTGCACTTATCAGACATTGGACCTGGAGTAGGTTTCCTCATGTGCTTGGCAATTAAATGCTTGAACCTTAGCTGCTGCAGATATTGCAACCTCTCTACCTGTGGAGAACGCCAAGTCCGTGGACCTATTGCCCTTGCCCCTGATGAGGGACTTGGCACAGACCATTCAAGCTCCTTTTGCCTAATCCTACGCAAATCCTCATCATCTGCATACTCAAAACTATCACTCTGGACTAAGCTAGAAAAACTCCTTTCAATGTCATTGTCACCCATATCTGTGGTGGTATCTTTCCAAGAAGTAGCAGTTGAGTCAGAATCGTCATCATCATTGAATGGAAGACCACTTGAAGCTGACAGGGTTGACCATGAAGGGTCCCTGGTGGGGCCTCCACAACCACCGCAAGCTCCCATTCCACTGCTCTTTGATGCAATAGGTTGCATGGCTTTAGAAACTTTTGGATCCACACTATCACTAGTATCAGAAGGTATTTGGAATTTTGAGGTTTCCGTGCTTTCTGAGAGACCCTCCTTTTTCTGAACCACTCCTTCATTACTATTTGAAGAAACAGTTTCTTTTGCAACCTCTTTCTTGCAGGTCTTTTCTTGAGAATGTAAAAATGCAGCAGGGAGCTGGTTCTTTTTTGCTTTACTATGAACAACTCTAAAGTCTTCCGATTCATAAACAGTCTGAGGAGATGAAGTAGAATCTTCCTCACTTGAATGTTTCCCATAATCTGGTGAAGACGTGGACTGGCTGGCATCAGCATCATCTTCGGATGCAGTGCAGTATACATCTATGTGAACCGTTCTTGGCTTTTGCCTTTTTTTCCCATTTGATTTCAAGGAAAAGCTAGTTGAGGCTTTGGGCTTCATTCCTTGAAACGGAGATGTTCCCCTGAGACGAGCAGGAGATCTTCTCAGTTTGTTTTTCTGGAATCATAGAAAAAACTGCATAAACCTCAAAAAATAACAAAGGATTCATTTGAATGCAGCTGTATCATGAATAGTCAGTAATTACTTATTTATTCTTAAGGAAGGTACTCTAATGATCACAGCATCGTAAATCTGTATTTTCTTTACATATAAACTGAAATAAAGTACTCAACAGAGTTCTTACCTTTACTTCTTCTCCTATTCCATAGTGAGGATCAGACGGTGGATGTAAATGGAAACTAGATGATGAGCTATAAATTTCTGAGTCAGTCTTTCTTCGAGAATCATAGCTTTTGCTGCCTGACCTGGAGGATGATAGCTTTTTCACAGAACTTTGAGATGTCTGGCAGGATGCATCACGATTTGAAACCATGCCTTGAGTACTCTGGTCCTGAACTTTTATCACTGGCACTTCCTGGAAAGTATGCGGAGATGGAACACTGCTCCCGACACTATTCCCTCCATGAGTCAATACTTTGACCCTTTCTCGACTAGGACTCAAAGGTGAGCTATACACATTGAGAGTAGTTGGCCGAGTAGGTCTACATTCTTCTTCTAATGGTGTGGTGGCAGAGGAACGATGCAATGTAGGCGGAGGTGCTGAAGAGGTTTTCAAACTTTGACTCCTTGGCAGATCAACCCTCAAAGTTTGCCCAGGATATAGGAGAAGTTGTCCTTGAAGAGGGAAACCAGATGAATCTATTACTTTGCTGGAGGGAATGGCTGTCCCTGAGCTTGCAGAATGGAGCGGCACATTAGATGACAATACTAGGGTGCATGAGTGAGGAGAGGTCACATTGTTGGatggtgcacatcttggtaaggTAGCATATGTGGGTGGTGAATAATATCCTGAATCTTGATGACGAGGCCTTGACACTGATGGACCAACTAGAGTACCGGGTGGATTTCTGGAGGAATTACTATCGCCTCTTGAGTGAGGGCCAGAACTTGACATGGGCACAAAATGAAAAGAGTGGCTTCTTGGCTCATGTTGATGCCGCTTGAGGGACACTACTATGCTCCCGGATTGATGGTTTGAATCTGGTTTgatggacacattttgaggcgacggtttattgccatttttccatgaatattccATGTGCACACCACCACCAGGGAGGTTTGACACAACGGCGGCCGGACGGACGTTCTCGGCGGCATTGCCGCTCGTGGTCAGTTGTGGCTTTGCTGCGGCGGTAGATGCACATCCCGCTCCATGGGAAAAGGTCAGCTGCGCATGCAGCGACCACTCCCTCTCCATTGATGGCTGGCCGAACATCCTGGACGGCAGGCAACACGCTGTGCATCACGACACCACCCGATCCCACCGCGCTCTCGTATACTCAAGTCGCCGCAGGGTACACACACCTGTCCGTAAGCGATCCCTCATCTTCGGTCAGTTAAATAATGCATTACATACTTATGATCAGCACTGTAAATCACGCACTACTGTCCAAGACGAATTATTAAGAGCACCAACAAGAAGCACAGTCCCAAATCTTGTTCTCGAATGAAATAATTATCGAAGAGTCAAAgattaaaattgttttaattgtttTCCAGGTATCCAAGGGCCCAAATAAACTTTTCTTCCCTCACGGAGAGGGCAACGACATCAGCGAATGCCATTCGTAGTCGCAAACAACGAATTAGCCAACCAATAAATTTCACCAGTAATGTCTATGACTTGCATCAAGCATCTTTAGAGTTGACTTTAGTAAAATGAGCAGTgatttaaatttcaacaaaattaaaattatttcatttcaaaggTCTACTCGAAAATAAATCATAGTCCGCACTTGCTATGAAAACTTTGGCAACAATATTTCCAATAAGCCAAtgtcttaaaaaaaagaagcagccGATACGATTATGTACGAAAACGAAGCATTTCACTAGATATTCTTAATTCATACAAGTGTAATTCAAAAATGTCCCCCAATGGTCTCCGATTATTGGCTGACTCATTGAGCTCACTTTCTCTCACGGGTGAATGGACGTCAATAAACTCCCACTCAGTTTTTCTGTCCTAAAATATACACTAAAACCTCCACAACCGGAATAGCTTACGACTAGAACATCGCGGAGGCACACAACAGATAGTCACACACTATTTCAAAAGTCCCCACACACGAAAGCGCGTAGAGGGCGAGTACCACACGAACAATCAATTCGCTCGCCTGAGATGGTCATCAGCGAGCCACGCATCAATCCGCGGAATTATCGAGGGGGTCCAAAAGTTATGAGCCCATGTTCTTCCCACCAGGTGGATTTGCCGTTACGTGGTATGCCCGCACGCACCCTATTCTACACCGGGCGAGATACTGAAACCCCAAAAGGTAGGGAACGAAGGAACGCTTTCGATCAGCAAGGCAGGCTCGGCGCCAGATGCGTGGAGCGGTTCTATTTCGGGGCCCACGGGAGGAGGTACATCCCTCCCTTTCCAATGCGCGCCCATCCCCCCAAGAagcctcctccccttcctcacGCTCGCTTTTCTCCGTTTTTATCTCTTAGAGCGAGTACTCATTTTTAGTTAACGATGCACGAACGTCACCTCGAGCTCCGACAGGGATCAACACACTTATCGGGGGTAGGCCAAATAGGATTAGGATGCACCGCAATTGCCCGGCTCCCGAGCGCGAATGAAATCGCTCTAGTGTGGACAAGCAGTGAGCGGGCGAGCGATCAGAAAGTTGGAACGGCATCAAAAAACATGAGAACATTTCCGTGTTCCGACAACGCACCCTGAGTATATAGAAACTGGGGCCAAATTACAACAAGCGTTCCTTTCCACACACAATCACATTTACGTTCCGACTACAACGCCGTGATTTAATGGCTTTACGCTACTTCCTCCCGAAATTTTTAACTGTCGCTAATTCCGTGCTTATGAGCCGgtttatttccatttccattgtAAAACGAATGAATGGAGTCGTGAATTCTCCGATTATCATTAAGTATGCATATTCATTACGAAAAAGTGCCACAATAAAATCCATCGAGACTACTTCTGAGTCCTTTTCCTCCGAAATCAGAAATAATGCTTACAATTATTTTCTATCGTTGTGACATCACCCCTACTGCAAACGCCGTAAGATTTATGATCAGAAATTTGGATATCAGGCATACCAGAAGAGCAGAAAATGAGCGCTAATGAATTATTAACTACGGTGCCCTATCCAAAGGAAAGCAATGCCACTATTAACTGAGGATTATATTCTTCCTTACAAGTACTCTAACCCTAGAAGGAGCAAGGAATCTCTTGGGTTAGGAATCGAAGCCTTAGTTgggttgaaaaaattattagacgacatattattctattctattagcTATTCCAAGAGAATCACTTTAAACGTTCATGAAGTTGGTTTCAACATCGAGTGGAATGGAAATAACACCCTAGGAAGTCACCATTTCTAAGTTTGgcctaataaaaaaacatacattatGCAAGGGTAGAAAGAAAGAAGGATGTCTATTACAAAATAAGAGAGGACTAAGCAGGAAAGGGAGACAACGAAGTAAAACAAGAGCGCATGAACTCTCAGATTTTTCTTATAAAACAGAAAAAGCAGTAATCATAACCTAAATAAACTATTATTCGAGTGTGGTAGTGAAAATGTAAGGATTCTTAAGTGCGTTCGAATTAATACGGAGACTTCATCGAGTAACTACCCGTCTTCcgcaaaaagaaaaatgaatctgtTCAGATTTGatccatgcattcgtacatgttccgttcctcCAAAATCGTTCCCTCATTCACATGTGAACTTTCTACGAGTTGATACATCAAGTAACCGTGCCTTTACAATATATCTGAAGAAAAATCTTTA
It encodes the following:
- the LOC124159397 gene encoding uncharacterized protein LOC124159397 isoform X1, which gives rise to MFGQPSMEREWSLHAQLTFSHGAGCASTAAAKPQLTTSGNAAENVRPAAVVSNLPGGGVHMEYSWKNGNKPSPQNVSIKPDSNHQSGSIVVSLKRHQHEPRSHSFHFVPMSSSGPHSRGDSNSSRNPPGTLVGPSVSRPRHQDSGYYSPPTYATLPRCAPSNNVTSPHSCTLVLSSNVPLHSASSGTAIPSSKVIDSSGFPLQGQLLLYPGQTLRVDLPRSQSLKTSSAPPPTLHRSSATTPLEEECRPTRPTTLNVYSSPLSPSRERVKVLTHGGNSVGSSVPSPHTFQEVPVIKVQDQSTQGMVSNRDASCQTSQSSVKKLSSSRSGSKSYDSRRKTDSEIYSSSSSFHLHPPSDPHYGIGEEVKKNKLRRSPARLRGTSPFQGMKPKASTSFSLKSNGKKRQKPRTVHIDVYCTASEDDADASQSTSSPDYGKHSSEEDSTSSPQTVYESEDFRVVHSKAKKNQLPAAFLHSQEKTCKKEVAKETVSSNSNEGVVQKKEGLSESTETSKFQIPSDTSDSVDPKVSKAMQPIASKSSGMGACGGCGGPTRDPSWSTLSASSGLPFNDDDDSDSTATSWKDTTTDMGDNDIERSFSSLVQSDSFEYADDEDLRRIRQKELEWSVPSPSSGARAIGPRTWRSPQVERLQYLQQLRFKHLIAKHMRKPTPGPMSDKCSEDSLESSDVSEESEVIENITNGVKGKLVSSKPKTSECLVINKDNDSRKLSPLNPSSDSPVRGAVSPPAQLRRALSPRWVAPPGGPFVPHIDSINSPGSGSTPRIIPSKSSVVSPFTSLQGARTDPMSKAERFGTIIGRFRKPGHHVGPSKNAECGCEHCRQYFSKFSHSVDERYRERTKSVGDMPIGRDKTDPWSSVSSMQTSLPADVESQVNSRSHNSSIEVPSLSDSEVEKNIASNGGRPQSQNEKAQVSLGESSRKLDLLRKSLELRRQELPPDSPAAAQLKCELQNVQPASPVPVTYTSLQPFRNSSGIVGTGGPGEVTRGSGSFSFPGIGKVPPVSPLGRTAAVTGKLEVRLMGCQDLLEEVPGRSRRDKEITGSPGDLRSFVKGVTSRSSSKSYSVKDETSNEIMAVLKLDNQTVGQTNWRPCSQQAWDQRFSIDLDKSRELEIGIFWRDWRSLCAIKFLRLEEFIDDVRHGMALQLEPQGLLFAEIKFLNPMISRKPKLQRQKKIFKQQGKNFPRPNQMNINVATWGRLLKRSNPSMQNSQDSCANEPSTPERYTPETVFISSKQDALCESRPYRGHLPAVLCISIYNAFKHYFQVKICEKVPGKLFRLFKNPQPLQLAYDPAAAEEKTEAPGELPDPLAAGLSGARPLGLGVTTSSSTSSISSSSSTPATPSSLPPPLPDTLPPTTASTSSKKKIPPPPSALSPRLDVESALREFDFLQEERASPTEQILQSQGNAQQPRARAESSIPSHQYHRPHHFLQHHQQQSHPTLQLHQYAPNQPSQQALSQIVQPPTPEPVIEFPDDEGPYEQPEIVLGNNSPNAGGIGVIGAAIGGGGGGRNLDYRDSAYESRRHSQYSGMSMENFRFISVLGRGHFGKVILSQYRNTGEYFAIKALKKGDIIARDEVESLLAEKRIFEVANNMRHPFLVNLFACFQTECHVCFVMEYAAGGDLMMHIHADVFSEPRAVFYAACVVLGLQYLHESKIIYRDLKLDNLLLDTEGYVKIADFGLCKEGMGFGDRTGTFCGTPEFLAPEVLTETSYTRAVDWWGLGVLVFEMLVGESPFPGDDEEEVFDSIVNDEVRYPRFLSLEAIAIMRRLLRKNPERRLGSSERDAEDVKKQAFFRNISWDDLLLRRVKPPFVPTIHSLEDVSNFDEEFTSEKPHLTPPKDPRPLSDEEQSLFRDFQYMADWC
- the LOC124159397 gene encoding uncharacterized protein LOC124159397 isoform X3, with product MFGQPSMEREWSLHAQLTFSHGAGCASTAAAKPQLTTSGNAAENVRPAAVVSNLPGGGVHMEYSWKNGNKPSPQNVSIKPDSNHQSGSIVVSLKRHQHEPRSHSFHFVPMSSSGPHSRGDSNSSRNPPGTLVGPSVSRPRHQDSGYYSPPTYATLPRCAPSNNVTSPHSCTLVLSSNVPLHSASSGTAIPSSKVIDSSGFPLQGQLLLYPGQTLRVDLPRSQSLKTSSAPPPTLHRSSATTPLEEECRPTRPTTLNVYSSPLSPSRERVKVLTHGGNSVGSSVPSPHTFQEVPVIKVQDQSTQGMVSNRDASCQTSQSSVKKLSSSRSGSKSYDSRRKTDSEIYSSSSSFHLHPPSDPHYGIGEEVKKNKLRRSPARLRGTSPFQGMKPKASTSFSLKSNGKKRQKPRTVHIDVYCTASEDDADASQSTSSPDYGKHSSEEDSTSSPQTVYESEDFRVVHSKAKKNQLPAAFLHSQEKTCKKEVAKETVSSNSNEGVVQKKEGLSESTETSKFQIPSDTSDSVDPKVSKAMQPIASKSSGMGACGGCGGPTRDPSWSTLSASSGLPFNDDDDSDSTATSWKDTTTDMGDNDIERSFSSLVQSDSFEYADDEDLRRIRQKELEWSVPSPSSGARAIGPRTWRSPQVERLQYLQQLRFKHLIAKHMRKPTPGPMSDKCSEDSLESSDVSEESEVIENITNGVKGKLVSSKPKTSECLVINKDNDSRKLSPLNPSSDSPVRGAVSPPAQLRRALSPRWVAPPGGPFVPHIDSINSPGSGSTPRIIPSKSSVVSPFTSLQGARTDPMSKAERFGTIIGRFRKPGHHVGPSKNAECGCEHCRQYFSKFSHSVDERYRERTKSVGDMPIGRDKTDPWSSVSSMQTSLPADVESQVNSRSHNSSIEVPSLSDSEVEKNIASNGGRPQSQNEKAQVSLGESSRKLDLLRKSLELRRQELPPDSPAAAQLKCELQNVQPASPVPVTYTSLQPFRNSSGIVGTGGPGEVTRGSGSFSFPGIGKVPPVSPLGRTAAVTGKLEVRLMGCQDLLEEVPGRSRRDKEITGSPGDLRSFVKGVTSRSSSKSYSVKDETSNEIMAVLKLDNQTVGQTNWRPCSQQAWDQRFSIDLDKSRELEIGIFWRDWRSLCAIKFLRLEEFIDDVRHGMALQLEPQGLLFAEIKFLNPMISRKPKLQRQKKIFKQQGKNFPRPNQMNINVATWGRLLKRSNPSMQNSQDSCANEPSTPERYTPETVFISSKQDALCESRPYRGHLPAVLCISIYNAFKHYFQVKICEKVPGKLFRLFKNPQPLQLAYDPAAAEEKTEAPGELPDPLAAGLSGARPLGLGVTTSSSTSSISSSSSTPATPSSLPPPLPDTLPPTTASTSSKKKIPPPPSALSPRLDVEGPYEQPEIVLGNNSPNAGGIGVIGAAIGGGGGGRNLDYRDSAYESRRHSQYSGMSMENFRFISVLGRGHFGKVILSQYRNTGEYFAIKALKKGDIIARDEVESLLAEKRIFEVANNMRHPFLVNLFACFQTECHVCFVMEYAAGGDLMMHIHADVFSEPRAVFYAACVVLGLQYLHESKIIYRDLKLDNLLLDTEGYVKIADFGLCKEGMGFGDRTGTFCGTPEFLAPEVLTETSYTRAVDWWGLGVLVFEMLVGESPFPGDDEEEVFDSIVNDEVRYPRFLSLEAIAIMRRLLRKNPERRLGSSERDAEDVKKQAFFRNISWDDLLLRRVKPPFVPTIHSLEDVSNFDEEFTSEKPHLTPPKDPRPLSDEEQSLFRDFQYMADWC